GgaatttgaatgtaaacaaacaagGTCACTAGGTTCAGTATGGGCCAGCATCGTACATTGAGTTACTGAGAAACAATTATGAGTTACCAAGCTTGACATTACatggtaataataaaaaaaaaaaaaatatgaaaaaaatttcCTTAGGTGAATGACCTTTGGATAGAACAGCTATTCTGAtgtccaacagctgttttgccagaccAACTTGTCTGGGCCCTTAGATGTGAGACCTAGTCCTATATCCAAAAGTAGATATTTGCCCATTCAAAAATATTAGGGAAATTAAAATCTATCTCAATATCTTTTCGTTTACATGatttatgtaagtttcatctGCATGCCACGCTTTATTTTTCTCATCGTCAGAGAAATCCTGACTAGGTAAAAATATAGATTCAAAATAACACTGCTACATGTATGCAGTATGCTATGACATATGTGCATTATATTCAGCTATTGCATCTACAAATGTAGCAGTTGCatgtattttatacttttaaagaaaAGGGATAATATGATTAATTGGCTTTGCTTTATCTGATTCATCTTTTATTTCAGGAAGCACATGTGTTTCACCAGATGTCAAAACAGAAACATACACAACCACTGATGGCATGGCTTCAATGGACACAGTTTTTGTTGTAGAATTCTCATTGAAATGTAAACAAAGGGTAGAGGTAATTGCtgatattatatatttcaagttATAAAATCCTTTTCGATACAGATTATGTctacagtgttccagctaggccgttttcagagggcgAGGCGCCCGCCCTTTCCCCGAGTgccgccctgtgccctttttacagtttccaggggGCCCTaccttttttgaagatcgattgtatattattttgtttgtattgaTATGATccgctaattactaaattttacttGGCGAAAAGTTTGACTTGTTTACAACCCCAAGCTAATCAAAGATTACAGCTGGTGTCATAgtctgttgttataggtaatccgtttatcggatgggtcattattaatgatcatcaacattaattcattcaaatagaatCAGTCAGTCTGCAATTATCTTTCAAGAAATGTACATACGACTACTTGGGCACAATTTGCAATGTTAACCGTAGTTTGATGGAAACAACATAATGACAGAAAGTTGAAAACCACAAACAACTCGTGGAAGACATCGTTTTACTTGTTCTccgtgaaataaatagcaacttCAGACATATTTGTCATTTACTGCCCtcattttttatacgaaaataacaaaatcggccgCCATAGTGTTGATTATATTTACATCTTCTACGTACTGATAATAATCCTCCAAAGAAAGAGCACACccaaataaagaaagataactcaatctgattttttccAAGCATTGGGTAACCCACTTAACATATATTCTAAAAtatgccctttttcaggattggcaccctgcccttttgaaatcctagctggaacactggaCTCTACCTTTACTGATTCTGAAAACACATTACTAGTAAAATCCAATGCTTCAAACATAAGATTTTCATCTTCCCCTCTTAGTCTGAGACTCTTATGAACATAAAAAGATTTGGAAAGATTTAACTTCTTGTTGTTAATTTTTCATGAAGAATACATTTATTCTTCCATCTTCATGGCCAAGATGTCGACCAACTTTCTTTAATAAACTTGTTCAGTTAACTAACAAAAGGTACATACATAAAAAAGAGCACAACAAAGCTAAGTTTAGGAAAAATACTTAAATCTCCTAAGCTGTTTTATAGATATTGAGAATACAAGTACAAACCAGGGTTCGTATTTGTTGATTTTACCAAACTAGATTTGTCTGTATCTCAATTTACACTGTTTGTTTgtatgcaacaaaaacaaatataaacatctGAATATATTTCAACCAATctgctttgaaaaaaatacacaattacGAAAAAAGATCAGGCCCattattgatgatatttttagTTACATAGTGTGGTAATGACCCAACCTAGGCCTACTTCCATTGGTCTATACAataacaaatgccaacaataacaacttgttagctttaaatgtgttttatgaatataGCCCTATTGGTTCCCAGACTGATATCATGACCTAGGCTGTTaaggggtctgatatgaaaaatgccatgttataGTGGATATGTATCAACTTTGATTAATTCTTTTCCATTCAATGGAAAGAAATGTATCACTGAATATGCTTTTAAAAACTGTGcatacatatttaaaatgtttctaAAATGCCAAGATTGAgaatatgttttataattaatttttctatatttcagaATTTGAATTTATATGCTGATATACATGGTAGAACAGTACCAGCATCAAAGACAAATAAAGCTGATAGTTACCAGGTAATACACACTGTGCAAAAACATATAGAGTGCCTacacatacacaaataatggctatgggttttgtaacgatgTTTGATAACCAATCATAATCCTCAAAATTTACTAAGCCGGTATAGATAAAAATACAAAGTAGCATGGCTTTAAAAAGGAGTGCATGGGGTCCAACCCCTTCAACATCCAATGGCCTTTAGATCAAATAATGTTGACTTAAATTTATTgtcaaataaagttaattaatCAGTATTAACAAAAGGACGCAAACAAAATGTAAATCTACATTGTACATGCATGTAATGCAACAGCAAAATTAATTTCCTATTTAAATACCTAAGTTTTGAAATAATGtatcttcagaaatactgtgtaTACTAATATATGTTAAAATGTAACTGTAAATTTAACTTAACACTCTCTTTTGTATCAACTTCAGATTAGTTTTTCTGAGGAGCATAAAAATTTACCATCAGGATCTTACCAAGTAAGATTATACGATGATGAAGGATACTCTGCATTAAAGAAGGTATGTATGATTatgttgatatatataaacaaatggtTACAGAAAGTCACAATTACCATTAAAGAAGGTATGTATGATTatgttgatatatataaacaaatggtTACAGAAAGTCATAAGCACCATTAAAGAAGGTATGTATGATTatgttgatatatataaacaaatggtTACAGAAAGTCATAATTACCATTAAAGAAGGTATGTATGATTatgttgatatatataaacaaatggtTACAGAAAGTCATAAGCACCATTAAAGAAGGTATGTATGATTatgttgatatatataaacaaatggtTACAGAAAGTCATAATTACCATTAAAGAAGGTATGTATGATTatgttgatatatataaacaaatggtTACAGAAAGTCATAATTACCATTAAAGAAGGTATGTATGATTatgttgatatatataaacaaatggtTACATTATCACCATTAAAGTTGCATTAGAAACTCTGatgttacatttgtacatgaaaacaaatattatatttaatgtACAGATACAGAATGCAtatactgaatttaaaaaaaaatgcaccaacaCAGTTAAATATGGTTGGAATGGATATTTCATATCTATTCATCTTATTGctcaaatgttaaaaaaacttAATTGTTATTTGACATTTGAGTTGGAATTTTCTACTGCTTTATATTAATTTCCAGTAAATGCCTACATgtgtaaaaagagaaaaaataactCTACAAAGAGATGGCAAGTTTCTTGTATTTTATACATACATTTCAAAGGAGATTATGTTAATTGtacttattatttatataaatctcTTTCAGGCTCAAAGAAGTGGAGATGGAGAAAGTCAGATTAAACCAATCCATACTTTTTACATCAACCATCCAGTGAGtagaatatataattattttacaaaaaacagccATATGTAGTTCTAAGTAAATGCAAAAATCTGCAAGCCTTGTTTTTGTGAATTTGTAATTTGTAGAggtcaaatttagacattttataTGTCTATAATATTTACAGAATTTGAAAGGTATGTTTATCAGGGCAATACCTAAAATCTGAAATTAGAATTTTTCCATATAATTAAAAGATGTGGGGAATATATGTCATTGATACATGTAAAACAAGTGAAtggcacaaaaaaaaaacccaataaataCCTGCTTGTAGAAGTTTTGTAGTGCTTATCCACAGTACTGCATAGGACATTATTTGCCTTCAGGAACATAAGACTAATAATTTTGATCAGCTGAGCTGACCAGTTGGAAGAAATGACTTCAAACTGCAACTTGAAAATTTAGTTTGCCAATTTGTATTTTGCAAGAGCAATTAATGCCCCTTGAAAGAGAACAGTAAgaatttataagaaaaatgtaaagtgagttattttcaaaatgtgaaaagCATTTACGAAAAAAAGCtccttgataaaaaatataatattaaatcaTTTTTGCTTTCAGGGAGTATGGAAAGGACCTTTACTACAATCTGAATTTGTAGCATCAATGGTTGCCATTCTTGTTTGGTACCTCGCATACACAGCAAAGGCAAAACTACAGTCCAACTAGAGAATCCACCTACATAACAATTGTCTCTTAAATCATTCCATCACATGAATACTTAATTGTCATCATCagggaaaatacaaaaagaatCTATATCATTCAAGGAGAAAAtcgatattttaaattttttgttaaaatttcttaactggattatgaattaattttattttgaattgttttggtAACTGTTATATATGGAAGGGGGGAGTCTCcttgaaaaaaaagaagacatcTTCTTTTACAGATATAAACGAAGACAAGTTACGGTTCTAAAAAGATATGCaatcattttatataatttatatgagTATACTAAGAGCGAAATATTGACACCTAAAAATAGAACTTACTTTGTTTATTATGTGATTGTGTGTAAAAGAAGGTGTGAAAGTGAAAaagaataaaatgtttttttatttattattattttgtttatcttatttttaaCAATCCTTAAAGCATAGAACAATATTTTACAGCAACATGCACACATCTTTAGTTGTCTTGAATTGTAAAACATTCATTGACAAGCAACACCCTTTGGTTTCTCTGTTGAAATACTTGAAAACACTACCCAATGTAAAAATGGTTGTTGATAAGGCTCAATGACTATTCAAGCTATGAACAATGTTCCCTTCCCATTGCATCTGTATTTAATTTACAACCTTACAATCACTTTATTTATGGCATGTTACTGGcctgattaacaattttgttAACTTCTAAATCAGCTATTAGTCTTTCGAACTTTTTGAGTGTGACTTTGCATACTAAAGATTGAAATGAAGAAAGGTTCCTTACATAAAACTCACAGAAACCTTTACATGTATTTGGAAGAAAAATCTCTGcttgcaaacaaacaaacataggACAGAAAACATAAAGTTAAGGGTACTGCATTGTTACTCTGTAATTGTTCAAATTGATATGACTGCCAACCACGAATAAATTGATAACTATGTAAAGAGAGACAACTCAAAGGTTATCActgttattatacatgtacaaatgtatatagtcaTCATGAAGAATTTGTTATGTTAACAGAATTATTATACTTGGAGCATTACTTACATACACCTTgctcataaaaagtaaaataataaaaatactgaacagAAATTATTCTTTTAAGATAACTGCAGAAGAAAGACCATCATtaaaaaataatggtataatATTTTGAGGCTTTCTGATATAAACTATGCTCATAACAATCAATGGAAGATAAACTCAGAAGAAAGACATCCATATTGACAAATATGCTCCAAAGATGAACAAGATTATGAGGAAATGCTGACAGCATCACATGCCATACTGGGAAGTTACAATAAATCTTATAAAACTGTGTCAATAGTGAAAATGCCAATCATTACAAAGATGACCAATAGATTTAGAATGATGGTAAAATAAAGCAAAAAGTAGGTAAACATTGAGTCCAGTTTATTGTGTGTAGTAAAACTCTCACAATTTAAAGGATGATTGCGTGCTACCATTTACATCTCAAAGAATAGCTTGACTTGGGATGATAACCAGCTGGAAAGAATTTTGAAAAGTTGCTAACGCTATTCTTTAGTTTCGTTATCATCTGAACAAATGGTAtcctgtgttgaagacccattggtggctttcagctgtttactgctctttggtcaggttgtctctttgacatattccccatttgcattctcaattttatccttcAATAAAATAACTCAAAATCTT
This sequence is a window from Mytilus edulis chromosome 1, xbMytEdul2.2, whole genome shotgun sequence. Protein-coding genes within it:
- the LOC139524614 gene encoding translocon-associated protein subunit delta-like produces the protein MATTSTMLASLVVVLLPFAVLGSTCVSPDVKTETYTTTDGMASMDTVFVVEFSLKCKQRVENLNLYADIHGRTVPASKTNKADSYQISFSEEHKNLPSGSYQVRLYDDEGYSALKKAQRSGDGESQIKPIHTFYINHPGVWKGPLLQSEFVASMVAILVWYLAYTAKAKLQSN